In the Brachyhypopomus gauderio isolate BG-103 chromosome 4, BGAUD_0.2, whole genome shotgun sequence genome, one interval contains:
- the myo1f gene encoding unconventional myosin-If isoform X1 has protein sequence MGSKYHWQSQNVKQSGVDDMVLLSKITEEAIVENLKKRYMDDYIFTYIGPVLISVNPFKQMPYFTDREIELYQGAAQYENPPHIYALTDNMYRNMMIDTENQCVIISGESGAGKTVAAKYIMGYISKVSGGGAKVQHVKDIILQSNPLLEAFGNAKTVRNNNSSRFGKYFEIQFSRGGEPDGGKISNFLLEKSRVVSQNENERNFHIFYQLIEGSSNPQKEALGIMTPDYYNYLNQSGTYKVDGTNDSKDFQETMEAMQVIGIPADSQTQALHIVAGILHLGNVSFIEAGNYAQVESTDLLAFPAYLLGIDQNRLQDKLTSRKMDSKWGGKSESINVTLNQEQACYTRDALAKALYARLFDYLVEAINKAMQKPVEEFSIGVLDIYGFEIFQRNGFEQFCINFVNEKLQQIFIELTLKAEQEEYVQEGIKWTPIEYFNNKIVCDLIENKLNPPGIMSVLDDVCATMHAKGEGADGTLLQKLQAAVGSHEHFNNWNSGFVIHHYAGKVSYDISGFCERNRDVLFPDLIELMQSSEQNFIQSLFPENLNSDKKSRPTTASSKIKRQANELVDTLMKCTPHYIRCIKPNETKRSRDWEESRVKHQVEYLGLRENIRVRRAGFAYRRLFQKFLQRYAILTPETYPCWRGAEQQGVLHLLRSVNMDTDQYQMGRSKIFVKNPESLFLLEEMRERKFDTFARTIQKAWRKYIARRKYEQMREEASDILYNSKERRKNSINRNFVGDYLGMEDKPELRQFLAKRERIDFADSVNKYDRRFKSIKRDLILTPKGIYLIGREKVKKGPEKGQIKEVLKRKLDIGSIRSVSLSTRQDDFFILHEAQYDSLLESMFKTEFLSLLCKRYEEQTKNKLHLAFSDRLEFRLKKEGWGGGGSRTLVFQRGQGDMAQVKAAGKTLNVSIGDGLPKTSKPTRKGAQPSQGGQRQAPNRGYQNGAAQFSRGNMRPQQQDEAYSTPNKCSRPPSSALPKLGSQKARQSSAHPHTQRANLDFLNVPDQGMSGMQRKRSISQRPPPAPSSRGKAQPRPQGPRCRAIYQYIGQDVDELSFDVNDVIDLVREDASGWWTGKLHGKEGLFPGNYVEKI, from the exons GGCAGCAAGTACCACTGGCAGAGCCAGAATGTGAAACAGAGCGGCGTGGATGACATGGTGTTGCTCTCCAAGATTACAGAGGAGGCCATCGTGGAGAACCTCAAGAAGAGATACATGGACGACTACATCTTT ACATATATCGGGCCGGTGCTGATATCTGTCAACCCGTTCAAACAGATGCCATACTTCACAGACCGGGAGATTGAACTTTACCAAGGAGCC GCCCAGTATGAGAATCCCCCGCACATCTACGCCTTAACAGATAACATGTACAGAAACATGATGATCGACACTGAGAACCAGTGTGTCATTATCAG cggagAGAGTGGGGCAGGGAAGACAGTGGCTGCTAAATACATTATGGGATACATCTCCAAGGTGTCTGGTGGCGGAGCCAAAGTTCAG CACGTGAAAGACATTATCCTGCAGTCTAACCCATTGCTGGAGGCGTTTGGCAATGCTAAGACTGTGCGGAACAACAACTCCAGCCGCTTT GGAAAATATTTTGAGATCCAGTTCAGCAGAGGAGGCGAACCTGATGGGGGCAAAATCTCCAACTTCCTTCTGGAAAAGTCGCGAGTTGTGAGCCAGAACGAGAATGAAAGGAACTTCCACATATTCTACCAG CTGATTGAAGGATCTTCAAACCCACAGAAAGAGGCTTTGGGGATCATGACACCAGACTATTACAACTATCTGAACCAGTCTGGAACTTACAAAGTAGACGGTACCAATGACAGCAAAGACTTTCAGGAGACAATG GAAGCCATGCAGGTCATAGGAATCCCGGCGGACTCTCAGACGCAGGCGCTGCACATAGTGGCGGGAATCTTACACCTGGGCAATGTCAGCTTCATCGAGGCTGGTAACTACGCCCAGGTGGAGAGCACTGACC TTCTGGCCTTTCCTGCATACCTGCTGGGCATCGACCAGAACCGGCTCCAAGACAAGCTGACCAGCCGTAAGATGGACTCAAAGTGGGGAGGCAAGTCAGAGTCCATCAACGTGACCCTGAACCAGGAGCAGGCCTGCTACACACGTGACGCCCTCGCCAAAGCCCTCTACGCCCGGCTCTTCGACTACCTGGTGGAG GCCATAAACAAAGCCATGCAGAAGCCCGTTGAAGAGTTCAGCATCGGAGTTCTAGACATTTATGGATTTGAGATTTTTCAG AGGAATGGTTTTGAGCAGTTCTGTATAAACTTTGTGAATGAGAAACTCCAACAAATCTTCATTGAGTTGACTTTGAAGGCTGAGCAG GAGGAGTATGTGCAGGAGGGAATCAAGTGGACACCCATTGAATACTTTAACAATAAAATAGTGTGTGATCTCATAGAAAATAAACTG AACCCCCCAGGTATAATGAGCGTGCTGGATGACGTGTGCGCCACCATGCACGCCAAGGGGGAGGGGGCGGACGGCACACTGCTGCAGAAGCTGCAGGCCGCCGTGGGCTCACACGAGCACTTTAACAACTGGAACTCTGGCTTCGTCATCCACCACTACGCAGGCAAG GTGTCGTATGACATCAGTGGCTTCTGTGAGAGGAACAGAGATGTGCTGTTCCCTGACCTCATCGAGCTGATGCAGAGCAGTGAACA aAATTTCATTCAGAGTCTCTTCCCTGAAAACCTAAATTCCGACAAGAAAAGCAGACCCACCACGGCCAGCTCCAAGATCAAA AGACAGGCTAACGAGCTGGTGGACACGCTGATGAAGTGCACGCCTCACTACATACGCTGCATCAAACCCAACGAGACCAAGAGGTCCAGAGACTGGGAGGAGAGCCG AGTGAAACACCAGGTCGAGTACCTGGGCTTGCGTGAAAACATCAGGGTTCGGCGTGCCGGCTTCGCCTACAGGAGACTCTTCCAGAAGTTTCTGCAGAG GTATGCCATACTGACTCCCGAGACCTACCCATGTTGGCGTGGAGCTGAACAGCAAGGGGTTCTGCATCTCCTGCGCTCTGTGAACATGGACACGGACCAGTATCAGATGGGCCGCTCCAAGATCTTCGTCAAGAACCCGGAGTCG CTGTTCCTTCTGGAGGAAATGAGGGAGAGAAAATTTGACACATTTGCCAGAACGATCCAGAAAGCCTGGAGGAAATACATCGCCAGGAGGAAGTACGagcagatgagggaggagg CCTCAGACATTCTCTACAACTCCAAAGAGCGACGCAAAAACAGCATCAACAGGAACTTTGTGGGCGACTACCTGGGCATGGAAGACAAACCTGAACTCCGGCAGTTCCTGGCCAAGAGAGAGCGCATTGACTTTGCCGACTCTGTGAACAAGTACGACCGCAGGTTTAAG TCAATTAAGAGGGACCTGATTCTGACTCCAAAAGGGATTTACCTGATTGGACGAGAGAAGGTGAAAAAGGGGCCGGAGAAAGGACAGATCAAGGAAGTGTTGAAGAGAAAGCTGGACATCGGAAGCATCCGCTCTGTTTCACTTAG CACGAGGCAAGACGATTTCTTCATCCTGCACGAAGCCCAGTACGACAGCCTGCTGGAGTCCATGTTCAAGACAGAGTTCCTGAGTCTGCTGTGTAAACGCTATGAGGAACAGACCAAGAACAAGCTTCACTTAGCCTTCAgtgacag GCTGGAGTTCCGTCTGAAGAAGGAGGGCTGGGGAGGAGGCGGCTCCCGCACGCTGGTCTTCCAGAGGGGACAGGGGGACATGGCCCAGGTCAAAGCTGCAGGGAAGACCCTCAATGTCTCCATAGGAGATGGACTGCCTAAGACATCCA AACCAACGAGGAAAGGTGCTCAACCCTCCCAAGGTGGACAAAGACAAGCCCCCAACAGAG GTTACCAGAACGGGGCGGCACAGTTCTCTCGTGGCAACATGAGGCCCCAACAACAGGACGAGGCGTACTCCACCCCAAACAAGTGTAGTCGCCCCCCGAGCTCCGCCCTTCCCAAACTGGGTTCACAGAAGGCCAGACAAAGCTccgcccacccccacacacagcgcGCCAATCTGGACTTCCTCAACGTGCCTGACCAGGGCATGTCAGG GATGCAGCGGAAGAGGAGCATCAGCCAGCGTCCGCCCCCTGCCCCCAGCAGCCGGGGCAaagcccagccccgcccccagggcCCCCGCTGCCGGGCCATCTACCAGTACATCGGACAGGACGTGGACGAACTCAGCTTTGACGTCAATGATGTCATAGATCTCGTTAGAGAAG ATGCGTCTGGCTGGTGGACGGGGAAGCTGCACGGAAAAGAGGGTTTATTCCCCGGAAACTACGTAGAGAAGATCTGA
- the myo1f gene encoding unconventional myosin-If isoform X2 translates to MREEGAALWLLCRQADSGESGAGKTVAAKYIMGYISKVSGGGAKVQHVKDIILQSNPLLEAFGNAKTVRNNNSSRFGKYFEIQFSRGGEPDGGKISNFLLEKSRVVSQNENERNFHIFYQLIEGSSNPQKEALGIMTPDYYNYLNQSGTYKVDGTNDSKDFQETMEAMQVIGIPADSQTQALHIVAGILHLGNVSFIEAGNYAQVESTDLLAFPAYLLGIDQNRLQDKLTSRKMDSKWGGKSESINVTLNQEQACYTRDALAKALYARLFDYLVEAINKAMQKPVEEFSIGVLDIYGFEIFQRNGFEQFCINFVNEKLQQIFIELTLKAEQEEYVQEGIKWTPIEYFNNKIVCDLIENKLNPPGIMSVLDDVCATMHAKGEGADGTLLQKLQAAVGSHEHFNNWNSGFVIHHYAGKVSYDISGFCERNRDVLFPDLIELMQSSEQNFIQSLFPENLNSDKKSRPTTASSKIKRQANELVDTLMKCTPHYIRCIKPNETKRSRDWEESRVKHQVEYLGLRENIRVRRAGFAYRRLFQKFLQRYAILTPETYPCWRGAEQQGVLHLLRSVNMDTDQYQMGRSKIFVKNPESLFLLEEMRERKFDTFARTIQKAWRKYIARRKYEQMREEASDILYNSKERRKNSINRNFVGDYLGMEDKPELRQFLAKRERIDFADSVNKYDRRFKSIKRDLILTPKGIYLIGREKVKKGPEKGQIKEVLKRKLDIGSIRSVSLSTRQDDFFILHEAQYDSLLESMFKTEFLSLLCKRYEEQTKNKLHLAFSDRLEFRLKKEGWGGGGSRTLVFQRGQGDMAQVKAAGKTLNVSIGDGLPKTSKPTRKGAQPSQGGQRQAPNRGYQNGAAQFSRGNMRPQQQDEAYSTPNKCSRPPSSALPKLGSQKARQSSAHPHTQRANLDFLNVPDQGMSGMQRKRSISQRPPPAPSSRGKAQPRPQGPRCRAIYQYIGQDVDELSFDVNDVIDLVREDASGWWTGKLHGKEGLFPGNYVEKI, encoded by the exons ATGCGTGAGGAAGGCGCCGCCCTTTGGCTGCTGTGTAGGCAGGCAGACAG cggagAGAGTGGGGCAGGGAAGACAGTGGCTGCTAAATACATTATGGGATACATCTCCAAGGTGTCTGGTGGCGGAGCCAAAGTTCAG CACGTGAAAGACATTATCCTGCAGTCTAACCCATTGCTGGAGGCGTTTGGCAATGCTAAGACTGTGCGGAACAACAACTCCAGCCGCTTT GGAAAATATTTTGAGATCCAGTTCAGCAGAGGAGGCGAACCTGATGGGGGCAAAATCTCCAACTTCCTTCTGGAAAAGTCGCGAGTTGTGAGCCAGAACGAGAATGAAAGGAACTTCCACATATTCTACCAG CTGATTGAAGGATCTTCAAACCCACAGAAAGAGGCTTTGGGGATCATGACACCAGACTATTACAACTATCTGAACCAGTCTGGAACTTACAAAGTAGACGGTACCAATGACAGCAAAGACTTTCAGGAGACAATG GAAGCCATGCAGGTCATAGGAATCCCGGCGGACTCTCAGACGCAGGCGCTGCACATAGTGGCGGGAATCTTACACCTGGGCAATGTCAGCTTCATCGAGGCTGGTAACTACGCCCAGGTGGAGAGCACTGACC TTCTGGCCTTTCCTGCATACCTGCTGGGCATCGACCAGAACCGGCTCCAAGACAAGCTGACCAGCCGTAAGATGGACTCAAAGTGGGGAGGCAAGTCAGAGTCCATCAACGTGACCCTGAACCAGGAGCAGGCCTGCTACACACGTGACGCCCTCGCCAAAGCCCTCTACGCCCGGCTCTTCGACTACCTGGTGGAG GCCATAAACAAAGCCATGCAGAAGCCCGTTGAAGAGTTCAGCATCGGAGTTCTAGACATTTATGGATTTGAGATTTTTCAG AGGAATGGTTTTGAGCAGTTCTGTATAAACTTTGTGAATGAGAAACTCCAACAAATCTTCATTGAGTTGACTTTGAAGGCTGAGCAG GAGGAGTATGTGCAGGAGGGAATCAAGTGGACACCCATTGAATACTTTAACAATAAAATAGTGTGTGATCTCATAGAAAATAAACTG AACCCCCCAGGTATAATGAGCGTGCTGGATGACGTGTGCGCCACCATGCACGCCAAGGGGGAGGGGGCGGACGGCACACTGCTGCAGAAGCTGCAGGCCGCCGTGGGCTCACACGAGCACTTTAACAACTGGAACTCTGGCTTCGTCATCCACCACTACGCAGGCAAG GTGTCGTATGACATCAGTGGCTTCTGTGAGAGGAACAGAGATGTGCTGTTCCCTGACCTCATCGAGCTGATGCAGAGCAGTGAACA aAATTTCATTCAGAGTCTCTTCCCTGAAAACCTAAATTCCGACAAGAAAAGCAGACCCACCACGGCCAGCTCCAAGATCAAA AGACAGGCTAACGAGCTGGTGGACACGCTGATGAAGTGCACGCCTCACTACATACGCTGCATCAAACCCAACGAGACCAAGAGGTCCAGAGACTGGGAGGAGAGCCG AGTGAAACACCAGGTCGAGTACCTGGGCTTGCGTGAAAACATCAGGGTTCGGCGTGCCGGCTTCGCCTACAGGAGACTCTTCCAGAAGTTTCTGCAGAG GTATGCCATACTGACTCCCGAGACCTACCCATGTTGGCGTGGAGCTGAACAGCAAGGGGTTCTGCATCTCCTGCGCTCTGTGAACATGGACACGGACCAGTATCAGATGGGCCGCTCCAAGATCTTCGTCAAGAACCCGGAGTCG CTGTTCCTTCTGGAGGAAATGAGGGAGAGAAAATTTGACACATTTGCCAGAACGATCCAGAAAGCCTGGAGGAAATACATCGCCAGGAGGAAGTACGagcagatgagggaggagg CCTCAGACATTCTCTACAACTCCAAAGAGCGACGCAAAAACAGCATCAACAGGAACTTTGTGGGCGACTACCTGGGCATGGAAGACAAACCTGAACTCCGGCAGTTCCTGGCCAAGAGAGAGCGCATTGACTTTGCCGACTCTGTGAACAAGTACGACCGCAGGTTTAAG TCAATTAAGAGGGACCTGATTCTGACTCCAAAAGGGATTTACCTGATTGGACGAGAGAAGGTGAAAAAGGGGCCGGAGAAAGGACAGATCAAGGAAGTGTTGAAGAGAAAGCTGGACATCGGAAGCATCCGCTCTGTTTCACTTAG CACGAGGCAAGACGATTTCTTCATCCTGCACGAAGCCCAGTACGACAGCCTGCTGGAGTCCATGTTCAAGACAGAGTTCCTGAGTCTGCTGTGTAAACGCTATGAGGAACAGACCAAGAACAAGCTTCACTTAGCCTTCAgtgacag GCTGGAGTTCCGTCTGAAGAAGGAGGGCTGGGGAGGAGGCGGCTCCCGCACGCTGGTCTTCCAGAGGGGACAGGGGGACATGGCCCAGGTCAAAGCTGCAGGGAAGACCCTCAATGTCTCCATAGGAGATGGACTGCCTAAGACATCCA AACCAACGAGGAAAGGTGCTCAACCCTCCCAAGGTGGACAAAGACAAGCCCCCAACAGAG GTTACCAGAACGGGGCGGCACAGTTCTCTCGTGGCAACATGAGGCCCCAACAACAGGACGAGGCGTACTCCACCCCAAACAAGTGTAGTCGCCCCCCGAGCTCCGCCCTTCCCAAACTGGGTTCACAGAAGGCCAGACAAAGCTccgcccacccccacacacagcgcGCCAATCTGGACTTCCTCAACGTGCCTGACCAGGGCATGTCAGG GATGCAGCGGAAGAGGAGCATCAGCCAGCGTCCGCCCCCTGCCCCCAGCAGCCGGGGCAaagcccagccccgcccccagggcCCCCGCTGCCGGGCCATCTACCAGTACATCGGACAGGACGTGGACGAACTCAGCTTTGACGTCAATGATGTCATAGATCTCGTTAGAGAAG ATGCGTCTGGCTGGTGGACGGGGAAGCTGCACGGAAAAGAGGGTTTATTCCCCGGAAACTACGTAGAGAAGATCTGA
- the acer1 gene encoding alkaline ceramidase 1: protein MDTLLRGMPSYDKMSGVFSYESSEVDWCEDNYKHSENIVEYFNTMSSFIFFVVAPIMLYLFHPYARERNLAVHLVWCMMIFVGLFSMYFHMTLSFVGQMLDELSILWVIAIGYSLWFPRKHFPSFVKDRKSFSCMVLAMTAISSVSSFVKPTANAYALNCFALHILYSVCLQLKGCSDQRVLRLAWAFVGLWLLAISCWISDRFGCSFWQKINFCYLHGIWHILIVMATAYGSTLVAYLDASQEIPHALPHLQYWPRDDWVLGLPYIVLNGNTKTRKRC, encoded by the exons ATGGACACGCTTCTGAGAG gCATGCCGTCATATGATAAAATGTCTGGTGTGTTTTCCTACGAGAGCTCTGAGGTGGACTGGTGTGAAGATAACTACAAGCACTCGGAGAATATTGTAGAATACTTCAACACG ATGAGCAGCTTCATCTTTTTCGTGGTGGCTCCCATAATGCTCTACCTGTTTCACCCTTACGCCAGGGAGCGAAACCTGGCGGTGCACCTGGTCTGGTGCATGATGATCTTTGTGG GACTCTTCTCAATGTATTTCCACATGACGCTGAGCTTTGTGGGCCAGATGTTGGACGAGCTGTCTATCCTCTGGGTGATCGCCATCGGTTACTCCCTCTGGTTTCCACGCAAACACTTCCCTTCGTTTGTCAAGGACAG GAAGTCCTTCTCCTGCATGGTCCTGGCCATGACAGCCATCAGCTCCGTGTCATCGTTTGTCAAGCCCACCGCCAACGCCTACGCCCTCAACTGCTTCGCACTACACATCCTCTACTCCGTGTGTTTACAGCTGAAGGG cTGCAGTGACCAGCGCGTGCTGCGTCTGGCCTGGGCCTTCGTGGGCCTATGGCTACTGGCCATCTCCTGCTGGATCAGCGACCGCTTTGGGTGCAGCTTCTGGCAAAAGATCAACTTCTGCTATCTGCATGGCATCTG GCACATCTTGATCGTGATGGCCACGGCGTACGGCAGCACCCTCGTGGCCTACCTAGACGCCAGCCAGGAGATCCCTCACGCCCTGCCCCACCTGCAGTACTGGCCCCGGGATGACTGGGTCCTCGGTCTGCCCTACATCGTCCTCAACGGCAACACCAAGACCCGTAAGAGGTGCTAG